The following are encoded in a window of Arthrobacter antioxidans genomic DNA:
- a CDS encoding NIPSNAP family protein: MTYELRTYTANPGKMDALVERFRSLTIGLFTEHNMKSLGYWTPVGTDDVLVYLLEHDGDPKANWAAFGADPRWTEAKAASATDGALTARIDSVMLEATDLYPVAQAR, encoded by the coding sequence ATGACCTACGAACTCCGCACCTACACCGCCAACCCCGGCAAGATGGACGCCCTCGTGGAGCGTTTCCGCTCCTTGACCATCGGCCTCTTCACCGAGCACAACATGAAGAGCCTCGGCTACTGGACGCCGGTGGGGACCGACGACGTCCTCGTCTATCTGCTCGAGCACGACGGCGACCCGAAGGCCAACTGGGCGGCGTTCGGCGCCGACCCGCGGTGGACCGAGGCGAAGGCGGCGTCGGCGACGGACGGCGCGTTGACGGCGAGGATCGACTCGGTCATGCTCGAGGCGACGGACCTGTACCCGGTGGCGCAGGCGCGATAG
- a CDS encoding AfsR/SARP family transcriptional regulator, producing the protein MPGIDIQLLGLPTITRPDGEGPQPRGRKAWGLLAYLLLHDMPTPRNQLAALLFPDAYDPLGALRWQLSDLRRVLGTRASLGGDPLMLRIASSRVDVLRRLVPTPGSILSAELLEGYDFTDCPAFDGWLTMERHRFRHAVETAVYDGGLSALANGDTEGAIALATRAVQLDPLNADFHALLVRSLMEARDEPEARRCADRCRGVFAEELGEGLPAEVQRALAAPVVPSSTLPATTLTVTSYLEAAKACLSAGAPGTALSHLRVATGLAQRMGDRALQAETLLALAEALTHGAGGRGAEVADLLHRVLSLSRNGDPAVRSAAYRELGFLAVQRGFPASGARWLAKAVAAARALPDQRAKALGVMGMLATDTADYPGAVVVLTESVRLSVGLAAVRQEAFATTMLGRVHLLTGRARRAAVELDAALALVTQEHWTAFSPFVEALRSEAYLARGEDRAAEGLADHATALAGSFGDRCFMDAAAHAKASVLLARGDVAGAATWIDRGVQPHPWYRWFRGRNLDLATTAAMSDNPPQALRFAQELGERSSRYGHRELTVRSYSSRALLGDDGAAATIRVLAQGIENPALTEHLARRHQL; encoded by the coding sequence ATGCCCGGGATCGACATCCAGCTCCTCGGACTCCCCACCATCACCCGACCCGACGGCGAGGGTCCGCAGCCCCGCGGCCGGAAGGCGTGGGGCCTGCTCGCCTACCTCCTGCTGCACGATATGCCCACCCCGCGGAACCAGCTGGCGGCGCTGCTGTTCCCCGACGCCTACGATCCCCTCGGAGCCCTCCGCTGGCAGCTGTCCGACCTGCGGAGGGTCCTGGGCACCAGGGCTTCACTCGGCGGCGACCCGCTCATGCTGCGGATCGCGTCGTCGCGGGTCGACGTCCTGAGGAGGCTGGTGCCGACCCCCGGATCGATCCTCAGCGCCGAACTGCTCGAGGGATACGACTTCACAGACTGTCCCGCCTTCGACGGCTGGCTGACCATGGAGCGGCACCGCTTCCGGCACGCCGTCGAGACCGCGGTCTACGACGGCGGTCTGTCCGCGCTGGCGAACGGCGACACCGAGGGCGCCATCGCACTTGCCACACGCGCCGTCCAGCTCGACCCCCTCAACGCCGACTTCCATGCCCTGCTCGTCCGTTCGCTCATGGAGGCGCGCGATGAACCCGAGGCCCGCCGGTGCGCCGACCGCTGCCGGGGCGTCTTCGCCGAGGAACTGGGCGAGGGCCTGCCCGCGGAGGTGCAGCGTGCCCTCGCCGCGCCGGTCGTGCCCTCGAGCACCCTGCCCGCGACCACCCTCACCGTCACCTCCTACCTCGAGGCGGCGAAGGCGTGCCTGTCCGCGGGAGCCCCGGGGACGGCACTCTCGCACCTGCGCGTCGCCACGGGCCTCGCACAACGCATGGGCGACCGCGCCCTCCAGGCGGAAACGCTCCTCGCCCTCGCGGAAGCGCTCACCCACGGCGCGGGCGGGCGCGGCGCGGAGGTCGCGGACCTCCTCCACCGCGTGCTGTCCCTCTCCCGGAACGGCGACCCCGCGGTCCGATCAGCCGCGTACCGGGAACTGGGCTTCCTCGCCGTGCAGCGGGGGTTTCCTGCCAGCGGAGCCCGATGGCTGGCGAAGGCCGTCGCGGCCGCGCGGGCCCTCCCCGATCAACGGGCCAAGGCGCTCGGCGTGATGGGGATGCTCGCGACGGACACGGCCGACTACCCCGGCGCCGTCGTCGTCCTCACCGAATCGGTCCGCCTCAGCGTCGGCCTGGCAGCCGTCCGGCAGGAAGCCTTCGCGACGACGATGCTCGGACGGGTGCATCTCCTGACCGGCCGGGCGCGCCGGGCCGCCGTCGAACTGGATGCTGCCCTGGCCCTCGTCACACAGGAGCACTGGACGGCCTTCTCCCCCTTCGTCGAGGCGCTGCGCAGCGAGGCGTACCTCGCGCGGGGCGAGGACCGGGCGGCGGAGGGCCTGGCCGACCACGCGACGGCGCTCGCCGGGTCCTTCGGTGACCGCTGCTTCATGGATGCTGCCGCGCACGCCAAGGCCTCCGTGCTGCTGGCCCGCGGCGACGTCGCGGGGGCAGCCACGTGGATCGACCGCGGGGTGCAGCCCCATCCCTGGTACCGGTGGTTCCGCGGCCGGAACCTCGACCTCGCGACGACCGCCGCAATGTCCGACAACCCGCCCCAGGCTCTGCGGTTCGCGCAGGAGCTCGGTGAGCGCTCCAGCCGCTACGGGCACCGGGAACTGACGGTCCGCTCCTACTCCAGCCGGGCCC